The following proteins are encoded in a genomic region of Poecilia reticulata strain Guanapo linkage group LG11, Guppy_female_1.0+MT, whole genome shotgun sequence:
- the triqk gene encoding triple QxxK/R motif-containing protein, protein MGKKDAGATKLPVDQYRKQIGKQDYKKTKSVLKATRLKAEAKKNSSGFRDAFLVVAAILFFVLCVYAFFYLNLSTEINLDLDMD, encoded by the exons ATGGGCAAGAAGGATGCCGGTGCCACCAAGTTACCAGTTGATCAATACAGAAAGCAGATCG GCAAGCAGGactacaaaaagacaaaatctgtcTTAAAGGCGACACGATTGAAAgctgaagcaaagaaaaactcCTCCGGATTTAGG gATGCCTTCCTGGTTGTTGCAGCGATTTTGTTCTTTGTGCTCTGCGTTTACGCCTTCTTCTACCTGAACCTGAGCACAGAGATCAACCTGGATCTGGACATGGATTAA